Proteins encoded within one genomic window of Chitinivibrio alkaliphilus ACht1:
- a CDS encoding MlaD family protein, whose translation MAITALQKMRLILFIVLMGIVALVFIGIALGSRFVTDYTTYYAYFEGESLSGLSRGASLQFYGIPIGYIEDISYNVEDLSRLKVEIKVQEDFPVRSDMKAQTVVEGITGKKHVNLVGGSDPSATRLSPGEYIPTEQSIMSLFTNHAEELLEQVNVTVGNINEVITNIERLTGDESAVVNILKNTEEITMAINTVTDSVGAMARSIQSTLAHTEEIAMKVDAMVGTVTEETDIAGLMNNVDGALVAMRDVAEKFSMTAEQSREDISEITRSFRDASVNINILSQQLRDNPSLILRGRNIQRREIN comes from the coding sequence ATGGCCATAACAGCACTCCAGAAAATGCGACTGATACTTTTCATTGTTCTCATGGGTATCGTCGCCCTTGTATTTATCGGAATAGCCCTCGGTTCACGGTTTGTGACAGATTATACCACATACTACGCCTATTTTGAAGGGGAGTCACTTTCGGGGCTTTCCCGGGGGGCATCGCTCCAGTTTTATGGAATTCCCATTGGGTATATTGAGGATATCTCCTATAATGTGGAAGATCTTTCCCGCTTAAAGGTTGAGATTAAGGTACAGGAAGACTTTCCTGTTCGATCTGACATGAAAGCACAGACCGTGGTGGAGGGGATCACAGGCAAAAAACATGTAAATCTGGTGGGGGGGAGTGACCCTTCAGCCACACGATTATCTCCGGGGGAATATATCCCAACAGAACAGTCGATTATGTCTCTGTTTACAAATCATGCTGAGGAGCTTCTTGAGCAGGTGAATGTTACTGTGGGGAACATTAATGAGGTTATAACAAATATAGAACGCCTCACAGGAGATGAGTCGGCCGTAGTAAATATCCTAAAAAACACAGAGGAGATTACCATGGCAATTAATACAGTCACCGATTCTGTGGGGGCTATGGCGCGTTCTATACAGAGTACTCTCGCCCATACAGAGGAGATTGCCATGAAGGTTGATGCCATGGTTGGAACTGTGACAGAAGAAACAGATATTGCTGGACTAATGAATAATGTGGACGGTGCACTTGTGGCAATGCGTGATGTGGCGGAGAAATTTTCCATGACGGCAGAGCAAAGCCGCGAGGATATTTCTGAAATAACCCGTTCTTTCCGTGATGCCTCGGTAAATATTAATATCCTCTCACAACAGTTGCGGGATAATCCCTCTCTCATACTGCGTGGAAGAAATATTCAACGACGGGAGATTAACTGA
- the hydG gene encoding [FeFe] hydrogenase H-cluster radical SAM maturase HydG: MGRVKEWVDQVIRPEEISRYLESDGNDFIRDTEIEQTLRENASPDPAYIRDIIAKSKSLETLLPRETAALLNVTDPELIEEMKEAAMAIKRHVYDNRVVTFAPLYMSSTCVNNCTYCSFREENADTVRRVLRLDEVEREIQTLAGEIGHKRLIVVYGEHPDSDVSYIAETVKAIYGAKYPTRKGYGQIRRVNINAAPLSIADLSTLKDVGIGTYQVFQETYHHETYARVHPANTLKGNYAWRLYAMDRAMEAGIDDVGIGALFGLYNWKFEVMGLLAHTRHLEDRYGVGPHTISFPRLEPANNAPGIAESSPYHVTDHEFVRAVLALRLSVPYTGMILTAREDAALRDAVIPLGITQTDASTRIGLGAYAQKDTAQEAHRQQFILGDTRSLDEVVRALAKQGMITSFCTAGYRCGRTGEKIMDALKSGHEGQFCKLNAIITYREWLDDFGSEETRRIAEPIIKEEIREVKRKNPAMYKALISYYEKTKEGARDLYF; this comes from the coding sequence ATGGGTAGAGTAAAAGAGTGGGTTGATCAGGTTATTCGGCCTGAAGAGATATCCCGATATTTAGAATCAGACGGTAACGATTTTATCCGCGATACAGAAATTGAGCAAACCCTTAGGGAAAATGCTTCGCCGGATCCGGCCTATATCCGTGATATTATCGCCAAATCAAAATCCCTGGAAACCTTATTACCTCGGGAGACAGCAGCCCTCCTCAATGTAACCGACCCGGAACTCATTGAAGAAATGAAAGAAGCTGCCATGGCCATCAAGCGCCATGTTTATGATAATCGGGTTGTTACTTTTGCCCCTCTGTATATGTCCAGTACCTGTGTCAATAACTGTACCTACTGCTCATTTCGAGAAGAGAATGCAGACACGGTTCGCCGTGTATTGCGTTTAGACGAGGTTGAGCGAGAAATACAGACCCTTGCTGGTGAAATCGGGCATAAACGGCTTATTGTGGTTTACGGTGAACATCCAGATTCAGATGTTTCCTATATTGCAGAAACGGTGAAGGCCATTTATGGTGCAAAATACCCAACACGAAAAGGGTACGGGCAGATACGTCGAGTGAATATTAATGCCGCTCCCCTTTCTATTGCAGACCTTTCGACTCTGAAAGATGTTGGTATTGGTACCTACCAAGTGTTTCAAGAGACCTATCATCATGAAACGTATGCCCGTGTGCATCCCGCAAATACCTTGAAGGGAAATTATGCTTGGCGACTGTATGCCATGGATCGGGCCATGGAAGCTGGTATCGATGATGTCGGTATCGGGGCGCTCTTTGGTCTCTACAACTGGAAATTTGAAGTTATGGGACTTCTTGCGCACACCCGTCATTTAGAAGACCGTTATGGTGTTGGGCCACACACCATTAGTTTTCCCCGGTTAGAACCAGCCAATAATGCACCGGGAATTGCGGAAAGTTCCCCCTATCATGTGACAGATCATGAGTTTGTACGAGCAGTCTTAGCACTTCGGCTGTCTGTTCCTTACACAGGAATGATATTAACGGCTCGTGAAGATGCTGCTTTACGTGATGCGGTCATTCCTTTAGGGATCACCCAGACTGATGCCTCAACACGAATTGGCTTGGGGGCGTATGCGCAGAAAGATACAGCCCAAGAAGCACATCGGCAACAGTTTATTTTGGGTGATACCCGTTCCTTGGATGAAGTTGTGCGTGCCCTTGCCAAGCAGGGTATGATTACTTCTTTCTGTACAGCGGGATACCGTTGTGGGAGAACGGGGGAGAAGATTATGGATGCTTTGAAGAGTGGCCATGAAGGGCAGTTTTGTAAACTCAATGCGATTATCACGTATCGGGAATGGCTTGATGATTTTGGTTCAGAGGAAACGCGGCGTATTGCCGAGCCAATTATAAAAGAGGAAATACGCGAAGTGAAACGAAAGAATCCTGCCATGTATAAGGCTCTAATATCGTATTATGAAAAAACAAAAGAGGGTGCTCGGGATCTTTACTTTTAG
- a CDS encoding ABC-type transport auxiliary lipoprotein family protein — protein MKRIAISFCVFLLYAGCARTFQQEFFILNYRPQPLVDRNSEAPYPFLLRIRRFDVEKIYQTHNIVYRKSPYQLQYYGFRHWAVHPSDMMTDLLTSHITAINLVNQVVHRFDDAERMADYELSGRVEAIEEYNSEDVWFAYLKYHIRVKRISDGKTIYSRHFDLRKRAPEKTPESVVRTMSQIADYTFTRLMEDLDDLFWEEYQSLDREES, from the coding sequence ATGAAACGTATTGCCATATCTTTCTGTGTCTTTCTTCTTTATGCGGGGTGTGCACGCACATTTCAGCAAGAGTTTTTTATTTTAAACTATCGTCCGCAGCCTCTTGTGGATCGAAATAGTGAAGCCCCTTATCCCTTTTTATTGCGTATTCGACGGTTTGATGTTGAGAAGATTTATCAAACACACAATATTGTGTACCGGAAAAGTCCGTATCAATTGCAGTATTACGGTTTTCGTCACTGGGCGGTGCACCCTTCCGATATGATGACCGACCTGCTTACATCTCATATTACGGCTATTAATTTGGTAAATCAGGTGGTACATCGCTTTGATGATGCAGAGAGAATGGCAGATTATGAGCTTTCCGGTCGGGTCGAAGCGATTGAAGAGTATAATAGTGAAGATGTCTGGTTTGCTTATTTAAAATACCATATTCGAGTGAAGCGTATCTCCGATGGAAAAACCATTTATTCACGGCATTTTGATTTGCGCAAACGAGCTCCTGAAAAGACACCGGAGTCTGTGGTTCGTACTATGTCGCAAATTGCAGATTATACCTTTACCCGCCTCATGGAAGATCTTGACGATCTTTTTTGGGAAGAGTATCAGAGCCTTGATCGTGAGGAGAGCTGA
- a CDS encoding ABC transporter ATP-binding protein, which produces MNTVIEVQNLRAQYGDTVVLHNVSTTIYESEIKVILGTSGCGKTTFLKNTIGLIQPASGTVRIFGKEMGELDEKPTEKILRNIGMMYQYGALLGSLRVCDNVALPLRMHTRLPEAVISEIVRVKLEQVSLGRAYNLFPDELSGGMRKRVAIARALVMDPPILFCDEPSAGLDPVTARGLDELLLQMKEELQITIVVITHETESIRRIADSILFLERGRAVYDGSLTEALAMNEGPVRDFFDTKYTAGNTGTQKKQPLFTFEGYNLWP; this is translated from the coding sequence ATGAATACAGTGATTGAAGTACAGAACTTACGCGCACAATACGGTGACACTGTGGTACTGCATAATGTGTCGACAACAATTTATGAGTCGGAAATTAAGGTTATTTTAGGCACCTCGGGTTGCGGAAAGACAACCTTTTTAAAAAATACCATCGGCTTAATTCAACCTGCAAGCGGGACCGTTCGTATTTTCGGCAAGGAGATGGGAGAGCTTGATGAAAAACCAACAGAAAAAATCCTTCGAAATATTGGGATGATGTATCAATATGGGGCACTTCTCGGATCGTTGCGTGTGTGTGACAATGTCGCTTTACCCTTACGCATGCATACACGCCTTCCTGAAGCGGTAATTTCAGAGATTGTTCGTGTAAAACTGGAGCAGGTTTCTCTGGGAAGAGCATATAATCTTTTTCCAGATGAGCTTTCGGGGGGGATGCGTAAACGTGTTGCCATTGCGCGGGCCCTGGTGATGGATCCGCCCATTCTTTTTTGCGATGAGCCTTCTGCGGGGCTTGATCCTGTTACGGCTCGCGGTCTTGATGAACTTCTTCTACAGATGAAGGAGGAGTTGCAAATAACTATTGTGGTTATTACCCATGAGACAGAGTCGATTCGTCGAATTGCAGACTCAATCCTTTTTTTAGAACGGGGACGAGCTGTCTATGACGGTTCATTGACCGAGGCACTCGCCATGAATGAAGGGCCGGTGCGGGATTTCTTCGATACGAAATATACCGCAGGAAACACCGGCACACAGAAAAAACAACCGCTTTTTACCTTTGAGGGGTATAATCTATGGCCATAA
- a CDS encoding ABC transporter permease, which yields MCKLHDEDVFLDFSQTNRIDTAGLAFVRVLSQNGCRVRVRNAGEEVRPALERMERHWQENDIAVSHAQAFSERVFQSVRAFFHELPAVFSILVEMLYWGSVGMLFRRNYRKGVLWEQMYQLGYKATSIVIALTFLIGIAVAAQSIIQMEKFGASVYTMSLVVMGMVRELGPLMVAIIFAGRTGSAITAEIATMSVQEEIDALQTMGINHIQFIVVPKFWAATITIPFLTILGTAFGILGGAVIARWLGGQSWSFIYTEFQKSLIFRDILISLIKSFVFAWLVVWVASYYGFTVRGGAEEVGKKTTASVVASLFVIIIADALFSFVYEMF from the coding sequence TTGTGCAAGCTTCATGACGAGGATGTGTTCCTTGATTTTTCTCAGACGAACCGTATTGATACGGCCGGCCTTGCCTTTGTACGAGTCTTATCTCAGAATGGGTGTCGAGTACGTGTGCGCAACGCCGGAGAAGAGGTGCGCCCCGCCCTTGAGCGTATGGAGCGGCATTGGCAAGAAAATGACATAGCGGTTTCGCACGCACAGGCCTTTTCAGAACGTGTATTTCAAAGTGTACGCGCCTTTTTCCATGAGCTTCCGGCAGTATTCTCTATTCTTGTGGAGATGCTCTATTGGGGAAGTGTGGGTATGTTGTTTCGACGGAATTATCGCAAGGGTGTGCTGTGGGAACAGATGTATCAGTTGGGGTACAAGGCAACATCCATCGTCATAGCTCTTACATTTTTAATCGGTATTGCCGTGGCTGCTCAATCAATTATACAGATGGAGAAGTTCGGTGCGAGTGTATACACGATGTCCTTAGTTGTCATGGGTATGGTGCGTGAACTGGGGCCGCTCATGGTGGCTATTATTTTTGCCGGAAGAACCGGGAGCGCCATTACAGCAGAGATCGCCACCATGTCAGTGCAGGAGGAGATTGATGCGTTACAAACCATGGGGATTAATCATATTCAGTTTATTGTTGTCCCAAAATTTTGGGCTGCCACGATAACTATACCCTTTTTGACTATTTTAGGAACAGCCTTCGGAATTCTTGGCGGTGCGGTTATTGCCCGCTGGTTGGGCGGGCAGTCGTGGAGCTTTATTTACACAGAATTTCAAAAATCTCTTATTTTTCGTGATATTCTGATTAGTCTCATTAAATCCTTTGTCTTTGCGTGGTTGGTTGTATGGGTCGCCTCATATTACGGCTTTACCGTGCGGGGTGGGGCTGAAGAAGTGGGTAAGAAAACCACCGCTTCGGTGGTTGCTTCGCTCTTTGTTATCATTATTGCCGATGCGCTATTTTCCTTTGTGTATGAGATGTTTTAA